In Frondihabitans sp. PAMC 28766, the following proteins share a genomic window:
- a CDS encoding GMC family oxidoreductase: MSYRDVRERNESAWLLKKNGSGMEHGLRRDMRRFEDTDEVDLVIIGCGAGGATLMQRMARQGWNVVCLDAGPFWDPEKDWVSDEAGSHKLYWTEPRQIGGADAVPLGSNNSGRGVGGSMVHYAGYTPRFHPSDFRTKTNDGVGADWPITYPDLRPYYEDIENELPVAGENWPWGDPHSYPHTAHPVSGNGELFQRGALSAGITAKVGPVAIPNGRFGNRSHCIYRGFCLQGCKVNAKASPLITHVPDALAHGAEIRADSMVTRIEIDQKTGLATGVHYVRDGRSRFQKARMVAIAGYSIETPRLLLNSTSARFPDGLCNDFDQVGRYLMVQGAPQTAGRFDQEVRMFKAPPPEVSTEDFYETDPTKPYKRGFSIQTVSPLPITWAEHVMAQGYWGADLRNYMSDYIHWSCLGALCEFLPQPDNRVTLADQKDRNGLPVAHFSYTQCDNDKQLVKAATGVMERILKAAGADEVITITRNAHLVGGARMSTDETNGVVDSDCFSFAVPNLMITDGSVLPTQGSANPALTIMAVTARAAHRLSARGRSGR, from the coding sequence CGGGATGGAGCACGGTCTCCGCCGCGACATGCGACGATTCGAGGACACCGACGAGGTCGACCTCGTCATCATCGGCTGCGGTGCCGGCGGCGCCACCTTGATGCAGCGCATGGCCCGGCAGGGCTGGAATGTTGTGTGTCTGGATGCGGGCCCGTTCTGGGATCCGGAGAAGGACTGGGTCAGCGACGAGGCCGGATCGCACAAGCTGTACTGGACCGAACCCCGCCAGATCGGCGGCGCAGACGCCGTCCCGCTCGGGTCCAACAACTCCGGCCGCGGCGTCGGCGGATCCATGGTCCACTACGCCGGGTACACCCCCCGCTTTCACCCGAGCGACTTCCGCACGAAAACGAACGACGGTGTCGGAGCTGACTGGCCGATCACCTATCCGGACCTCCGCCCCTATTACGAAGACATCGAGAACGAACTGCCGGTCGCCGGGGAGAACTGGCCGTGGGGAGACCCGCACAGCTACCCCCACACTGCCCATCCCGTCTCGGGCAATGGGGAACTCTTCCAGCGCGGGGCTCTCTCTGCCGGAATCACTGCGAAGGTGGGGCCTGTCGCAATCCCGAACGGCAGGTTCGGGAACAGGTCGCACTGCATCTACCGCGGCTTCTGCCTCCAGGGCTGCAAAGTGAACGCGAAAGCGTCACCGTTGATCACCCACGTTCCCGACGCCCTCGCCCACGGCGCCGAGATCCGTGCCGACTCGATGGTCACCCGCATCGAAATCGACCAGAAAACGGGGCTCGCTACCGGGGTGCACTACGTCCGCGACGGCCGATCACGATTCCAAAAAGCACGGATGGTCGCGATCGCCGGCTACTCGATCGAGACCCCCCGGCTGTTGTTGAACTCCACCTCGGCTCGCTTCCCGGACGGGCTCTGCAACGACTTCGATCAAGTCGGCCGCTACCTCATGGTCCAAGGTGCCCCGCAAACCGCCGGCCGCTTTGACCAGGAAGTGCGCATGTTCAAAGCGCCGCCGCCCGAGGTCAGCACCGAAGACTTCTACGAAACCGACCCCACCAAGCCCTACAAACGGGGCTTTTCTATCCAAACGGTTTCTCCGCTGCCGATCACCTGGGCAGAACACGTCATGGCGCAGGGCTACTGGGGGGCCGACCTCCGCAACTACATGTCCGACTATATCCACTGGTCATGCCTTGGCGCGCTCTGCGAGTTCCTTCCCCAGCCCGACAACCGGGTCACCCTCGCCGACCAGAAAGACCGCAACGGTCTCCCCGTCGCGCACTTCTCCTACACCCAATGCGACAACGACAAACAGCTCGTGAAAGCAGCCACCGGGGTGATGGAACGGATTCTAAAGGCGGCCGGCGCCGATGAAGTCATCACCATCACCCGCAACGCCCACCTCGTCGGCGGCGCCCGCATGTCTACGGACGAAACGAACGGCGTGGTCGATTCGGATTGCTTCAGTTTCGCGGTTCCGAATCTGATGATCACCGATGGCAGCGTTCTCCCTACCCAGGGGAGCGCCAACCCGGCCCTGACCATCATGGCCGTCACCGCGCGAGCAGCTCACCGTCTCAGCGCAAGGGGCCGGTCCGGCCGGTGA
- a CDS encoding aldose 1-epimerase family protein, whose amino-acid sequence MTSFPSGAQFEIRHGEQVATIVEVGGGIRSFTDAGREVLQPYPVDAMCDGAHGAPLIPWPNRLADGRYTYHGTDYQVALTEPTKKDAIHGFLRWRPWQMLEHETSRVVMGTRLFPLEGYPFLLDVRIEYALGPDGLTVTTTAHNAGHDTLPYGCGQHPYLSPGTDQTVDDCILQLDAATRITTDPERELPTGTEPVAGTPFDFRSPRKLGNQKIDFAFTDLARDDNGRAWVHLTGPDHRTASLWVASSYPYVELYTADTLEKPRRRQGLGTEPMTCPPNAFATGQDLIHLSPGESTSTSWGAKLMLRTNG is encoded by the coding sequence ATGACTTCCTTTCCCTCAGGTGCCCAATTCGAGATCCGTCATGGTGAGCAAGTCGCCACGATCGTCGAAGTCGGCGGCGGCATCCGCTCCTTCACGGACGCAGGCCGAGAGGTGCTGCAGCCGTACCCGGTGGACGCGATGTGCGACGGTGCCCACGGGGCGCCGCTGATTCCTTGGCCGAACCGGCTCGCCGATGGCCGCTACACCTACCACGGCACCGACTACCAAGTTGCCTTGACCGAGCCCACGAAGAAAGACGCCATCCACGGTTTTCTCCGCTGGCGTCCCTGGCAAATGCTGGAGCACGAGACTTCCCGGGTCGTCATGGGGACCCGGTTGTTTCCTCTTGAGGGGTACCCGTTCCTGCTCGATGTGCGCATCGAATACGCCCTCGGCCCAGACGGACTCACCGTCACGACAACCGCCCACAACGCCGGCCATGACACGCTGCCCTACGGATGCGGTCAGCACCCCTACCTCTCCCCCGGCACCGATCAGACGGTCGATGACTGCATCCTGCAGCTCGACGCGGCGACGAGGATCACCACGGATCCCGAGCGGGAACTTCCCACCGGCACCGAACCGGTGGCAGGAACCCCGTTCGACTTCCGCTCACCAAGGAAACTCGGTAACCAGAAGATTGACTTCGCATTCACGGACCTCGCCCGTGACGACAATGGCCGCGCGTGGGTGCACCTCACGGGCCCTGACCACCGCACAGCGTCACTGTGGGTAGCCAGCAGTTACCCCTATGTGGAGCTGTACACGGCAGATACCCTCGAAAAACCCCGCCGTCGCCAGGGGTTGGGGACTGAACCCATGACCTGCCCACCGAACGCTTTCGCCACCGGTCAAGACCTGATACATCTTTCACCCGGCGAGTCGACCAGCACCAGCTGGGGAGCTAAATTGATGTTAAGGACCAACGGCTAA
- a CDS encoding PRC-barrel domain-containing protein — protein sequence MRKPASGAFGALVRLNEIDKMIDPSDIDIRFLRVRDAAGDVIGRVEGLVLDPRDSQITFLEVASGTFFGHGKSRVLFPVGLIASIENDEVRLSATNTAPNASPIYRPAIIDDYRV from the coding sequence GTGAGAAAGCCTGCCTCGGGTGCGTTCGGCGCGCTGGTTCGCTTGAACGAGATCGACAAAATGATTGACCCTTCGGACATCGATATCCGCTTTTTGCGCGTTCGAGACGCGGCAGGCGACGTCATCGGCCGAGTCGAGGGCCTTGTCCTTGACCCGAGAGACTCACAAATCACGTTCCTCGAAGTCGCTTCTGGAACATTTTTTGGGCACGGCAAGTCGAGGGTCCTGTTCCCCGTCGGTCTTATCGCCTCGATCGAGAACGATGAAGTACGCCTCAGCGCAACCAACACCGCTCCGAACGCGTCACCCATTTACCGCCCTGCCATCATCGATGACTACCGCGTCTGA
- a CDS encoding chloride channel protein: MREWEGHQLVWTALHLGIPAVVVGLGAGLAAVGFRWLIQAATQVFSGAADYSATIGHPANPWVPWLGGAFVIIAPAIGGAIYGPLVQKFAPEARGHGVPEVMFAVAKNGGRIRPQVAVVKALASAITIGSGGSVGREGPIIQIGSALGSTLGRLLKMPDDRLKTLVACGAAGAIAATFNAPIAGVFFALEIILRDFTARSFGVVVLASISASVVGRALLGSNPFLSLPSFTVHANIEYALFALLGIIAGLVGVGFTRVLYAIEDLCDFLWRGPEWLRPVAGGLLLGGLLFVLPQMYGVGYPVLDNGVAGKYALGFLLVLLVGKIIATSLTLGIGGSGGVFAPSLFVGAMLGAAFGQVIGLIDPALAGQAGAFAIVGMGATMAGTTRAPITAGIMLFELTGDYSIILPLLLAIVLATGTSRLLGKDTIYTLKLRRRGIDLDAPAAPSAPPPAIVDRSTRRVADAMRTDAPFLRATEPLSDGLLTLLSSGRPALAVTDNNGRYLGVLSSKPLPSLASDATKHDWTVADAVVEYPVCLAPMTLADAQAALPNHSGDAGLPVVDTGLRLVGWLDAAQLAGPHTSNHPALETEPA; encoded by the coding sequence ATCCGGGAGTGGGAAGGACATCAACTTGTCTGGACTGCCCTCCACCTCGGCATTCCCGCTGTCGTCGTCGGGCTCGGTGCAGGGCTCGCCGCGGTGGGGTTCCGGTGGCTCATCCAAGCCGCCACCCAGGTTTTCAGCGGTGCGGCGGACTACTCGGCCACGATCGGGCATCCCGCGAACCCGTGGGTGCCGTGGCTCGGTGGCGCGTTCGTGATTATCGCCCCCGCGATCGGCGGTGCGATCTACGGCCCCCTCGTGCAGAAGTTCGCACCCGAAGCCCGCGGCCACGGCGTCCCCGAAGTCATGTTCGCGGTGGCGAAAAACGGCGGCAGGATCCGCCCCCAGGTCGCCGTCGTGAAAGCCCTCGCCTCCGCGATCACCATCGGCTCCGGCGGCTCGGTCGGGCGTGAAGGCCCCATCATCCAGATCGGGTCAGCCCTTGGCTCCACCCTCGGGCGCCTGCTCAAGATGCCGGACGACCGGCTGAAAACCCTCGTCGCCTGCGGTGCCGCAGGCGCCATCGCCGCGACTTTCAATGCTCCCATCGCCGGCGTGTTCTTCGCTCTCGAGATCATCCTGCGCGATTTCACCGCCCGCTCCTTCGGCGTCGTCGTCCTCGCTTCCATCAGCGCCTCCGTCGTCGGAAGGGCACTCCTGGGCAGTAACCCATTTCTTTCCCTGCCGTCGTTCACCGTCCACGCGAACATCGAGTACGCCCTCTTCGCCCTCCTCGGAATTATCGCCGGGCTCGTCGGCGTCGGCTTCACCCGCGTTCTCTACGCGATCGAAGACCTCTGCGACTTCCTCTGGCGCGGACCCGAATGGCTCCGACCCGTCGCCGGCGGCCTGCTCCTCGGCGGCTTGTTGTTCGTGCTGCCGCAGATGTATGGCGTGGGCTACCCGGTCCTTGACAACGGCGTCGCCGGAAAGTACGCCCTCGGATTCCTGCTCGTGCTCCTTGTCGGGAAGATCATCGCGACCAGCCTCACCCTCGGGATCGGCGGCTCCGGTGGTGTCTTCGCCCCGTCCCTGTTCGTTGGAGCGATGCTCGGCGCAGCATTCGGACAGGTCATCGGCCTCATCGACCCGGCCCTCGCCGGTCAAGCAGGCGCATTCGCCATCGTCGGCATGGGCGCCACCATGGCCGGAACAACCCGCGCACCGATCACCGCCGGAATCATGCTCTTCGAACTCACCGGCGACTACAGCATCATCCTCCCGCTGCTGTTAGCCATCGTCTTGGCCACCGGAACGTCACGGCTTCTCGGCAAAGACACCATCTACACCCTCAAACTCCGCCGCCGTGGCATCGACCTCGACGCACCCGCGGCGCCCTCAGCCCCGCCACCCGCAATAGTGGATCGCTCAACACGCAGGGTGGCAGACGCTATGCGCACCGACGCGCCATTCCTCCGAGCCACGGAGCCGCTTAGCGACGGGCTCCTCACGCTGCTGTCCTCCGGCCGCCCTGCTCTCGCGGTGACCGACAACAACGGCCGCTACCTCGGCGTCCTCTCTAGCAAACCCCTCCCGTCCCTTGCTAGCGATGCGACCAAGCATGACTGGACCGTGGCTGACGCTGTTGTCGAGTACCCCGTCTGTCTAGCCCCGATGACCCTCGCAGACGCACAGGCAGCCCTCCCGAATCACAGCGGCGACGCAGGACTGCCGGTGGTGGACACTGGACTGCGGCTCGTCGGGTGGCTCGACGCAGCCCAACTCGCAGGCCCCCACACCAGCAACCACCCCGCCCTCGAAACGGAGCCCGCATGA
- a CDS encoding MarR family winged helix-turn-helix transcriptional regulator, with amino-acid sequence MNDPEVIAPVESTLVASRALLGIVARSVASALEVVTLPQFRVLVLLSTGGPTRVGTLAEQVGAVPSTFSRSVDRMVAGGWVERSLRESNRREIILNLTPDGRHLVDSVTERRRHEIRDVLKTMSPEDQQTIASAFHLFTAAAGEPTVADLLTLGL; translated from the coding sequence GTGAACGATCCCGAGGTCATTGCCCCGGTGGAGAGCACATTGGTGGCGTCGCGGGCGCTACTAGGGATCGTCGCGCGGTCGGTCGCCAGCGCCCTCGAGGTGGTGACCCTGCCCCAGTTCCGGGTCCTCGTCCTTCTCAGCACGGGAGGCCCGACAAGGGTGGGCACACTGGCGGAGCAGGTCGGGGCGGTCCCTTCCACGTTCAGCCGGTCCGTGGACCGGATGGTCGCTGGCGGCTGGGTGGAACGGAGCCTTCGGGAGTCGAATCGGCGGGAGATTATCCTCAATCTCACTCCCGACGGCCGCCATCTTGTCGACTCGGTCACGGAGCGTCGCCGCCACGAGATCCGCGATGTCTTGAAGACAATGTCTCCCGAGGATCAACAAACGATCGCGTCCGCGTTTCACCTGTTCACGGCCGCGGCCGGAGAGCCGACCGTCGCCGACCTGCTGACCCTTGGCCTATGA
- a CDS encoding cytochrome c oxidase assembly protein, whose amino-acid sequence MTGAAGMSGHMWMPSAPPTVARLLTVHLQPVPILPTLAVLLLVLYLWGVVLLQRRGDRWPAARTLGWLAGIATLLAVTATGLDGYGMELFSVHMVQHMVIGMLTPILLTLGAPVTLLLRALPAGRGDRGGPRRLLLLVLHSKAAAVITHPVVTLALFLGSLYGLYFTPLFDDLMRTMWGHNLMLVHFLAVGMMYFWGVVGIDPTPRRGHGMSMLSRPVLRIFELAVTVPFHAFFGVVVMMATSLIVQFYRVPIPGWGINPLADQAVGGGIAWGFTELPTLIILGVLFVQWQSDEKHLTRRLDRKADLDGDAELRAYNDRLAALSGNGATHQ is encoded by the coding sequence ATGACCGGCGCGGCGGGCATGAGCGGGCACATGTGGATGCCGAGCGCACCACCGACAGTTGCGCGTCTGCTCACTGTGCATCTTCAGCCGGTCCCGATCCTGCCGACTCTCGCTGTCCTCCTGCTTGTGCTCTACCTGTGGGGTGTCGTCCTCCTGCAGCGTCGGGGCGACCGGTGGCCGGCCGCCAGAACCCTCGGCTGGCTCGCCGGAATCGCGACGCTGCTCGCCGTGACCGCAACGGGCCTTGACGGGTACGGGATGGAGTTGTTCAGCGTCCACATGGTCCAGCACATGGTCATCGGCATGCTGACCCCAATCCTGCTGACCCTCGGCGCACCCGTCACCCTGCTCCTCCGCGCCCTTCCTGCGGGCCGTGGCGACCGGGGTGGCCCGAGGCGCCTGTTGCTTCTGGTGTTGCACAGCAAGGCGGCCGCGGTCATCACGCACCCGGTCGTCACCCTTGCCCTGTTCCTCGGGAGCCTTTACGGGCTGTACTTCACGCCCCTGTTCGATGACCTGATGCGCACCATGTGGGGGCACAACCTCATGCTGGTGCACTTCCTCGCCGTGGGCATGATGTACTTCTGGGGCGTTGTTGGCATTGACCCGACCCCGCGCCGCGGCCACGGCATGTCGATGCTGTCTAGGCCTGTTCTTCGGATCTTCGAGCTCGCCGTCACCGTCCCGTTCCACGCATTCTTCGGCGTCGTGGTGATGATGGCCACCAGCCTCATCGTCCAGTTCTACCGGGTGCCCATTCCCGGCTGGGGAATCAACCCACTCGCCGATCAAGCCGTCGGCGGGGGTATCGCCTGGGGCTTTACCGAGCTGCCGACCCTGATCATCCTCGGCGTCTTGTTCGTGCAGTGGCAGTCCGACGAGAAACACCTCACCCGCCGTTTGGACCGCAAAGCGGACCTCGACGGTGACGCCGAGTTGCGTGCGTACAACGACCGCCTCGCCGCACTCTCAGGAAACGGTGCGACCCACCAGTGA
- a CDS encoding cytochrome c biogenesis CcdA family protein → MIGYAFTLGLLAAVNPCGFPLLPAYLASFVARGEDATRVTRVARGLIAGGCVTAGFLLVFVLAGVAVGLGGTLALAWTPWVMVAVGVAIAVFGVATLIGRAPTFTLPTPGMRPGHGATTMIMYGITYAIGSLSCSLPLFLASVTERFTHLGGWAGVGTVLAYGLGMGFFVTGTGIVASLAGTNAARRIRPLARIVPVVGGTVLVASGLYLALYWTFDVLAPETTVGIVAIGSTVQQAVSTWLSTHSLRVGITAGVIVLTSFVFVAITEARRAHTPPAATPERTPIGHD, encoded by the coding sequence GTGATCGGCTACGCGTTCACCCTCGGCCTTCTCGCCGCCGTCAACCCCTGCGGATTCCCGCTCCTCCCGGCCTACCTTGCCTCCTTCGTCGCCCGGGGCGAGGACGCGACTCGGGTGACCAGGGTCGCCCGCGGCCTGATCGCCGGCGGGTGCGTGACGGCCGGGTTCCTTCTGGTTTTCGTCCTTGCCGGTGTCGCGGTCGGCCTCGGCGGCACCCTCGCGTTGGCGTGGACCCCGTGGGTCATGGTCGCCGTCGGCGTTGCCATCGCCGTCTTCGGTGTCGCGACCCTCATAGGTCGCGCTCCCACATTCACCCTGCCGACCCCGGGAATGCGGCCGGGACACGGCGCGACCACCATGATCATGTACGGCATCACCTACGCCATCGGTTCACTGTCGTGTTCCCTGCCACTGTTTCTTGCCAGCGTCACCGAACGATTCACCCACCTGGGTGGTTGGGCAGGCGTGGGCACCGTGCTCGCCTACGGGCTCGGCATGGGCTTCTTCGTCACCGGAACCGGCATCGTCGCCTCCCTCGCCGGCACGAACGCCGCCCGCCGGATCCGGCCGTTGGCACGAATCGTCCCCGTCGTCGGCGGCACCGTCCTGGTCGCCTCCGGTCTCTACCTCGCCCTCTACTGGACGTTCGATGTTCTCGCGCCCGAGACCACCGTCGGCATCGTCGCGATCGGGTCCACCGTCCAACAAGCCGTCTCCACCTGGCTGTCCACCCACTCGCTCCGGGTCGGCATTACCGCCGGCGTCATCGTCCTGACCAGCTTCGTCTTCGTCGCCATCACGGAAGCCCGACGGGCACACACACCGCCGGCCGCCACCCCCGAAAGGACCCCTATTGGCCACGACTGA
- a CDS encoding redoxin domain-containing protein codes for MWTIVGTVVAVVVAIVLIASSIPAVTAAATDIEPHIDKRTATLLELDPLTAVNVTAPAFTLTDQDGKPMSLAGYRGMPVVLSFNDDECTDLCTLLAQDVRAADTDLGTAAKKIAFVSINANPYYPSPTAVKQWDDQHGLGHEPNWHFGTGTPSTLATLAHQYGVPIDLDAKSKTVTHGAEIFFIDGKGHEQAIGQFGTESADTALFSHAVAQAADDLLPASEQTTVAGPAVPAPTSAGTQIGALPTPITLPSLSGATTLSTRTDKGKYTVIDFWSSTCTACIRGIPALEAEHDAVGKQVAFLGIDVSDPSASARAFATRYRVTFPLAADTAGSTAGRFAITGLPYTVILNPSGRVVIRHPGAFTTEQLDYLLKTLDTKLPSAS; via the coding sequence ATGTGGACCATTGTCGGCACCGTCGTTGCCGTCGTCGTCGCCATTGTCCTGATCGCGTCCTCGATCCCCGCGGTCACGGCAGCCGCCACCGACATCGAACCGCACATCGACAAACGCACCGCCACACTCCTGGAGCTTGACCCGCTGACCGCCGTGAACGTCACCGCGCCCGCGTTCACCCTGACGGACCAGGACGGCAAACCGATGTCCCTTGCGGGCTACCGCGGAATGCCCGTCGTCTTGAGCTTCAACGACGACGAATGCACCGACCTCTGCACCCTCCTCGCCCAAGACGTCCGCGCCGCCGACACCGACCTCGGCACCGCCGCCAAGAAGATCGCCTTCGTCTCCATCAACGCCAACCCGTACTACCCCTCGCCAACAGCAGTGAAGCAGTGGGACGACCAGCACGGACTCGGCCACGAACCCAACTGGCACTTCGGCACCGGAACCCCCTCCACCCTCGCCACTCTCGCCCACCAATACGGGGTCCCCATCGACCTCGACGCCAAGAGCAAGACCGTCACGCACGGTGCTGAGATCTTCTTCATCGACGGAAAAGGCCACGAGCAAGCCATCGGCCAATTCGGCACCGAATCCGCCGATACCGCCCTGTTCAGCCATGCCGTGGCGCAGGCTGCTGACGACCTCCTGCCGGCCAGCGAGCAGACGACAGTCGCTGGCCCGGCCGTCCCCGCACCCACCAGCGCCGGCACCCAGATCGGTGCTCTTCCCACCCCCATAACGCTGCCCTCGCTGAGCGGAGCGACCACGCTCTCCACACGCACCGACAAAGGGAAGTACACGGTGATCGACTTCTGGTCGAGCACCTGCACCGCCTGCATCCGAGGCATACCCGCACTGGAAGCCGAACACGACGCCGTCGGCAAACAGGTCGCGTTTCTCGGCATCGACGTGTCCGACCCGTCCGCCTCGGCACGAGCTTTCGCCACCCGCTACAGGGTCACATTCCCACTCGCGGCCGACACGGCAGGATCAACCGCTGGCCGCTTCGCTATCACCGGGCTCCCGTACACAGTCATCCTCAACCCGTCCGGGAGGGTCGTCATCCGGCACCCCGGCGCCTTCACCACAGAGCAACTCGACTACCTCCTGAAGACGCTCGATACCAAGCTCCCGTCCGCTTCATGA
- a CDS encoding rhodanese-like domain-containing protein produces MTEATIDALATAVDPTIIDVREPHEYRDMHVSGAVNVPLGDLRGRRGHIPDAHPVYVMSDCGKRSAEGAQILTEHGHDAVSVRGGMAEWMTSGHPTT; encoded by the coding sequence ATGACCGAAGCCACCATCGACGCCCTCGCTACCGCTGTCGACCCGACCATCATCGACGTCCGCGAACCCCACGAGTACCGGGATATGCACGTCAGCGGGGCCGTGAACGTTCCCCTCGGCGACCTCCGCGGCCGCCGAGGGCACATCCCCGACGCGCACCCCGTGTACGTCATGAGCGACTGCGGGAAACGCTCTGCCGAGGGCGCCCAGATCCTCACCGAGCACGGTCACGACGCTGTCTCCGTCCGCGGCGGCATGGCCGAGTGGATGACCTCCGGACACCCCACCACCTGA
- a CDS encoding potassium/proton antiporter, translated as MTSTETLATEILLVSVAVIAAVFSNRLSALIRIPAPALFLIVAAILAKIFPLLGSLPRDTAESLVTIALVFILFDGGMHIGWKRFRASLTAITWLGILGTIMTAAAVAAAAYLLFGFDLRLALLLGAALSPTDPAVVFSVLGKREISGRTGTILEGESGANDPIGIALLVSLLAANGVGFHAVSAGLGEFGLQLAVGTVVGIAGGWALSKLIRHLSLPNEALYSVCTMACATLIYAAATLLQGSGFLAVLLAGILIGDARAPFKREIRRFSSSLATIGEMAAFSILGLSVPLDTVIQPEVIWPGLAIAGLLIFVIRPLLVGPMLLPVKLRMGERAFVLWGGLKGAVPILLGMFILGAHISGANRIFGIIFVVVLVSVVLQGALIPLFARVFHVPTSVIEPEPWASGLRFRQQPEGLGEYLVETGSSADGHTIDSLALGDDGWVSLVRRDGELVQVRGFTKLVVGDVVLALGDDPETVAHLFKADENRPTATL; from the coding sequence ATGACATCGACAGAGACGCTCGCGACCGAGATCCTGCTCGTCTCCGTCGCAGTCATCGCGGCCGTGTTCTCCAACCGACTCAGCGCCCTCATCCGCATTCCCGCCCCCGCACTGTTCCTCATCGTCGCCGCCATCCTGGCGAAAATCTTCCCCCTCCTGGGTTCCCTGCCGCGTGACACGGCGGAGTCCCTGGTCACCATCGCCCTCGTATTCATCCTCTTCGACGGCGGGATGCACATCGGCTGGAAGCGGTTCCGCGCCTCGCTGACAGCGATCACCTGGCTGGGGATCCTCGGGACGATCATGACCGCCGCCGCCGTCGCCGCCGCCGCGTATCTCCTCTTCGGCTTCGACCTCCGCCTGGCGCTGCTGCTCGGGGCTGCCCTGTCGCCCACTGATCCTGCCGTCGTCTTCTCCGTCCTCGGCAAAAGGGAAATCAGTGGCCGGACCGGGACGATCCTGGAAGGCGAGTCGGGGGCGAACGACCCAATCGGGATCGCCCTCCTCGTCAGCCTGCTCGCCGCCAACGGGGTCGGATTTCACGCCGTCTCGGCGGGCCTTGGCGAATTCGGCCTGCAGCTCGCCGTCGGTACCGTCGTCGGGATCGCCGGCGGCTGGGCGTTATCGAAACTGATCCGCCATCTCTCGCTCCCCAACGAAGCCCTCTACTCGGTCTGCACCATGGCGTGCGCAACCCTGATCTACGCGGCAGCGACGCTGCTGCAAGGGTCCGGGTTCCTCGCCGTCCTCCTGGCCGGAATTCTGATCGGCGACGCTCGCGCACCCTTCAAACGAGAGATCCGCCGATTCAGTTCGAGCCTGGCAACGATCGGGGAGATGGCGGCCTTTTCGATCCTCGGCCTCAGCGTCCCCCTCGACACGGTCATCCAGCCCGAGGTCATCTGGCCAGGTCTCGCCATCGCTGGACTACTGATCTTCGTCATCCGACCGCTGCTCGTCGGGCCGATGCTGCTCCCGGTGAAACTGCGAATGGGCGAGCGCGCATTCGTCCTTTGGGGCGGCCTGAAGGGCGCTGTTCCGATCCTGCTCGGCATGTTCATCCTCGGAGCACACATCAGCGGAGCCAATAGAATCTTCGGAATCATCTTCGTCGTCGTCCTAGTCTCCGTCGTTCTGCAAGGTGCACTGATCCCCCTGTTCGCGCGTGTCTTCCACGTTCCAACGTCCGTCATCGAACCCGAACCCTGGGCATCCGGGCTGCGCTTCCGACAGCAACCCGAAGGTCTCGGCGAGTACCTCGTCGAGACCGGCTCGTCGGCCGACGGTCACACCATCGACTCTCTGGCTCTCGGCGACGATGGCTGGGTCAGTCTCGTTCGCCGTGACGGTGAACTCGTCCAGGTGCGCGGCTTCACAAAACTTGTCGTCGGCGACGTCGTCCTCGCCCTCGGCGACGACCCCGAAACCGTCGCCCACCTGTTCAAGGCTGACGAGAACCGTCCCACCGCCACTCTCTAG
- a CDS encoding tyrosine-type recombinase/integrase: MAKIVKERARNAGLPAEALSGHSLRAGFITQAIRAGASHHQIMRQSMHKNPATVEIYVRENAPLEQNAVTMIGL; this comes from the coding sequence GTGGCGAAGATCGTGAAGGAACGCGCCCGGAACGCGGGCCTCCCGGCAGAGGCCCTGTCGGGGCATTCGTTGCGGGCCGGGTTCATCACCCAAGCCATCCGTGCGGGGGCGTCGCATCATCAAATCATGCGGCAGTCGATGCACAAAAACCCCGCCACAGTCGAGATTTATGTCCGAGAGAACGCACCGTTGGAACAGAACGCCGTCACCATGATCGGCCTCTAA